Sequence from the Poseidonibacter antarcticus genome:
AGCTTGTCTCATCATCCATACAGGAGTATATGGAGTTTCTTTTCTTAAACATGCATCTACAAATATTTTTGACATTTTCTACCTTTTATTTAATCTATAAGTTTCTTATTTTCATTTTTACCAACTTTTCCTAAAAAGAAAAGTCCAATTGCTAGTACCATTATAGACACTGCAAAATATAACATTTCTAAAGCACTATTATATGTCATATGTAATACTCTTTGAAAAAATCCTACAACAAGTACCATAATAATTACTTTAGCAATTTTATCTTTTAATTGATCAAGAGAAGAAATAGCAAGTATATTATTTCCTGTCTCTTTATTCTCAGCTGCTTCTATTTTAGATATAAAAAGTTCATATATACCAAATGCAAAAATCAACATTACAATTGCAATAAGATATAAATCAACTGCACCAATTATTTGACTAACAATAACTTCATGAAAATCTTCTGGATGTAAGCCGTTCATATATACATTAAATGTATACTTTAAGACTTCAAAAATATCAACTGATGCAACAATAAATAAAGTTATTGCACCAAGAAGTCCAAATATAACAGCTAAAAGAATAAATAATCTAGTCTGCCACATTGCACCTTCAAAAAGTCTTTCTATCATTAAATATCGTTTTCCATTTCAATCCATTTAAGTGCAATTCTAACAGAGTTTGTAGCAGCTCCTACTCTAACTTGGTCAGCTACATTAAAATAGTGAACAACATTAGGTGAATAAATATCTTTTCTAATTCTACCTACATAAGTAATATCAGTATCTGTTGCTATAATTGGCATTGGATAAGCGTTGTTTTCTAAATCATCAATAACTTCAATATTTTCAAAGCTTTCTAAACAACTTCTTACTTCTTTTACATCAACTTCAACATCTTGATCAAATGTTACTGTAATTGATTCTGAATGAGATCTTAAAACTGGAACTCTTACACAAGTAGCTGCTACTTGAATATTCTTTTTAAGAATTTTTTGAGTTTCATTTACCATTTTCATTTCTTCTTTAGTAAATCCATTATCTTGTGCTACATCTATTTGAGGAATTACATTTAAAGCAATTTGATGCGCAAATGCTTCTTTTTTAGCATCATCTAAATTAAAGGCAAAAAACGCTTGCATTTGTTTTACTAACTCTTCCATTCCAGCTTTTCCAGCTCCTGAAACAGCTTGATAAGTTGAAACATCAACTCTTTTAATTCCATATAATTCATCTAATGGTTTTAAAGATAATACCATTTGAATAGTTGAACAATTTGGGTTTGCAATGATTCCAGTTTCTTTCCATAAAGTAATATCTTCAGGATTAACCTCAGGTACAACTAAAGGAACATTAGGATCCATTCTAAAGTGACTTGTATTATCAATTACAACAGCACCTGCTTCAACTGCATATTTTGCAAATTTTTCAGAAATTGAACCACCTGCTGAAAAGAATGCAATATCAACTTCATTTTCTTCAAAAGCTGTAGTTGTTAATTCTAAAACAGTATATTCTTTTCCAATATATTCTATTTTTGAACCAGCACTATTTGCACTAGCTAATGGCACAATATTTGCAACAGGGAAGTCATACGCTTCCATCACTCTAAAAAGTTCTTCTCCAACAGCACCAGTTGCTCCAACTACTGCTACATTAAATTTTCTCATCTACTTATTTTCCTCATTATTTTCTTTATCATCTTCTCCACTAAGTAAAGAAGGAGATTCTTGTGTATTTGTTTCTGAATCAGACTCTAAAACAACCCCTTCAGGTTGTTCAAGTACTAAAATTTCACCATCTTCTGTATATCTTATTACATTTCCATTTTCATCAACTTCAATATCTTCAGCTTCTTTTGGACATTTTGCAATAGACACAACTTTATCATCTTTATCAACATTAACAATAATAACTCCAGAAGTATTTCTTCCAGCTTTTCTAATTGTTTGCATATCAACTCTAATCATTTTACCAATAGAAGTAAGTGCCATTAAGTCTTGCGATTCATCAACTAAAACTTCACCAACAACATTACCTGTTCTATTAGATAATTTCATTGATATAACACCTGAACCTGCTCTATTTGTTAATCTATATTCAGAAACTGTTGTTCTTTTTCCAATACCTTTTTCAGATACAGGTAATAACTCTTGACTTTCATCAGAGATTACATCAGCATCAACTACAAAGTCAGTGTCATGTTTAAATTTAATACCTCTAACACCTCTTGTACTTCTACCTTGTTCTCTTGTTTTTTCAATCTCAAATCTAATACATTGACCTAAAGATGTAAATATCATTAAATATTTTGAAGATGCATCTGTAATTTTTGCTGTTACAATTTCATCTTCTTCATCAAGAACAATAGCTCTTACACCATTTGATCTAATATTTGAAAACTCTGATAATGATGTTCTTTTTACAACACCATTTTTTGTAAAGAATGCTAAAGATTTAGACTCATCAAAATCGCTTGTGGGAATAATTTCCATAATTTTTTCATCAGGTCTTAAGTTGATTAAATTAACAACTGCTTTACCTTTTGCTGTTCTTGAACCTTCAGGTATTTTATATACTTTTAACCAGTATAATTGACCCATGTTAGTTACAAACATTAATGTATCATGAGTATTAGATACAAAGAATCTTTCTATGAAATCATCTTCATGAGTAGTAACTGCTGTTTTACCTTTACCACCACGTCTTTGTTTTTCATATGATTTAATTGGTACTCTTTTTACATAACCATTATGAGTAATTGTAACTACCATTGGCTCATTTGGAATTAAGTCTTCTATATCAATTTCATCATAAGAATCTTCAATATCAGTTCTTCTATCTGAAGAGAACTTTTCTTTAACTTCTTCAAGTTCTTCTTTGATAATTTCATTTAATCTATCTTCAGATTTTAGAATTTCTTCTAAATATTGAATTAATACCATTAATTCTTGATACTCAGCTTCCAATTTATCTCTTTGAAGACCTGTTAATCTTCCTAATCTCATATCTAAAATAGCTTGAGATTGAATATGAGATAATGAGAACCTGTTCTGTAATTTTTCTCTTGCATCTGCATCATTTGACGATGATTTAATTATTTGAACAACTTCATCTATATTATCAAGTGCAATTTTTAGACCTTCTAAAATATGTGCTCTTGCTTTTGCTTTTTCAAGCTCAAAAATTGTTCTTCTAATAATTACAGTTTTTCTATGAGATAAGAAAATTGTCAATAATTGAGGCAAATTAAATACTTTTGGCTCTTTATTATGAACAGCTAAAAGAATAATTCCGAATGTATTTTCCATTGGAGTTGATTTATATAGATTGTTTAAAACAATCTCACTCATAGAATCTTTTTTAAGTTCAATAACAACTCTAATACCATCTCTATCAGATTCATCTCTTACTTCTGAAATACCTTCGATTTGCTTATCTTTTGCTAAATTTGCAATTTGTTCAATTAATCTAGCTTTATTTACTTGATAAGGTAATTCATCAAGAATTATAATCTCTTTTTTACCTCTAGTTTCAATATGATGCTTAGCTCTAATTCTTACACGACCTCGTCCTGTATTATATGCATCAATAATTCCACGCCGTCCAAAAATTGTTCCACCTGTTGGGAAATCTGGACCTTTAATAAAATACATTAATTCATCAGCAGTCGCTTCTGGATTATCCACCATATGTAAAACTGCTGATAATAACTCATTTGAATTATGAGGAGGAATTTTCGTAGCCATACCAACTGCAATACCTTCACTACCATTTAATAACAATGTGGGAAGTCTTGTAGGAAGCACAGAAGGTTCTTTCATCGTATCATCATAGTTTGGAGTAAAGTTAACAGTATCTTTATCAAGATCCTTCATAACTTCTTCAGCTACTTTAGTCATACGTGCTTCGGTATATCTCATTGCAGCAGCACTATCACCATCAACAGAACCGAAGTTCCCTTGTCCATCAATTAGTGGAAGTCTCATTGAGAAATCTTGTGCTAATCTAACTAAGGCATCATAAACAGAAGTATCACCATGTGGGTGATATTTACCAATAACATCTCCAACAATTCTTGCAGATTTTTTGTAAGATGATTTTGATGTAATATTTAAATCATGCATAGCAAATAATATTCTTCTATGAACGGGTTTTAATCCATCTCTAGCATCTGGTAATGCTCGTCCAATAATAACACTCATTGAGTAATCTAAATATGAAGCTTTAACAGAATCTTCAATATTTATATCAATAATATCTTGATTTTCGAAAAGGTTTTCCATGAAAAAAGGCCTTTGTTTTATAAAATTAAGTTATTTTATCTAAAAAGCGCTTAGCATAAGTTGTAAGAAGAAAATAGTGAGAGAGAATACATAAAAAAAGGGGTTAAAGTTAAACTTCAACCCCTTTTTCATCAAGAAAATTATTTAGAATTTTTGTAGTTAATAATCATATTATAAACTTCATCTTTTAACATCAGTTTTTCTTTCTTTTTAATATCAATTGCAGCTTCATCTACATTTGATTGTGTCAATTTAGCAATTTCATTATCTAAATCATTATGTTTATCAAAAAGTTTATGGAAATGTGCGTCTTTTTCTTTTAATTCTGCAATTAATTCTCTATATTCGTGAAACATTTTACATCCTATTTATTTATTTTGTTATTTTATTATACAGTTTTATATCTTAAAATAATTTATATTATGAACGATAATCAGCATTGATTTCGACATATCTATGACCTAAATCACATCCATATGCAGTAAAACTCGCATTACCTAATCCAATATCACAAATTATTTTATATTTATCATTTTTTAATACTTTTGATGCTTTTGCTTCTTGAATTTCATCAAAGCAAAGTTCACCTTTATTATAAACAATAACATCATTGTATGATATAACTAAAGTTTCTTCATCACAAGTTATTCTACTAGCACCTATTGTTGAAGCAATTCTTCCAAAATTTGGATCTTCCCCAAAAAGTGCAGTTTTTACTAATAATGAATTTGATAAAGCTTTTGCAGCAATTTCTGCTTCTTCTACAGAAACTGCATTTATAACTTCAAATGCAACTGCTTTTTTAGCACCTTCACCATCTGCAACAACTAACATTGCAATATCATGCATTACTAATCGTAAAACTTCAAAAAATGCTTCTTTATTATAAGAATTTGATTTTTTATTTGCTAATAACATCACTGTATCATTTGTAGAAGTATCACCATCAACTGAAATTGCATTAAAAGTTGTTTTACTATTAACTTCTAAAGCTTCTTTCATATCTTCTACAGGTACATTTGCATCTGTACAAATAAAACATAACATAGTTGCAAGATTTGGATTTATCATTCCCGCACCTTTTGCAACGGCTCCAATTTTAAATGAACTGCCATCTTCAAGTTTCACTTCATACATACAAGTTTTTTTATATGCATCTGTTGTCATTATTGCTTTTGATAAATTTTCACCATTTTTATGTGTTAAATCAAAAGATTTAGCACCATTTACAATTTTTTCAATGGGTAAAGGATTTCCAATAACTCCTGTTGAACTCATTACGGGATTTACTAAATCAAAATCTAACTGTGAAAAAATAGTATCAATATCTTCAATACCCTTTTTACCAGTCAATGCATTTGCATTTTTTGAATTAATTAAAACAAAATTTGTTTTAAAATCTTCTCCATATTGCAAAAAATGTTTTAAAGGTGCTGCTTGAAACTTATTACTAGTAAAAACTGCTTGAACATCACAAGGTTCATCCATGTAGATAAATCCTAAATCTTTATCTCCACTAGGTTTTAAACCTGCACTTATACCATCACAGTTAAAGCCATCTATTTGATCTATGAAACCTTTTATAGGTAAAATTGTAAACATAATTTATATATCCTCTGGTTTATTACTTAAATTAATAATTCTTTTAGATCTTGCAATACCTTTTTGAGAACCAACTAGTAATAATTTTGATTTAGCATTGATTACTATTGTTCCTCTTGGCATTTGTATAAATCTACCTTTTTCTTCTGTTATTCCAATAACTGATACTTTTAATTTATCTCTTAATCGTAAATCTTTTACTTCTCTATTTACAACCCAAGAATTTTCATTTACATAAATCTCTTCCATATCAATTGGAGTATCTCTTTTATATAAGAACTCATCAAGAACATTTTCCATATCTGGTCTAATTGCCATTGCCGAAACTCTTTTTGCCATTAAAGCAGGAGTCGCAACAACTTTATCAGCTCCTAACTTTTTAAGTCTAATCTTCTCATTTTGTGTTTCAGCATTAGAAATTATTAAAAAAGGTTTTCTTCCTAATTCTTTTTCATATAATCTAACTGAAGCAATTAAAGTAATATTATCTGATATACTTTTTGATAAAGATATTGCACCTTTAGCAGAACTTAAATGAGATTTCAAAAATCCAAGTTCTTTATATGGCTCTTCCTTAACATAGTAAGGATAACCATTCTCTTTAGCTATGGCTTCAATATCATCACTTGGATCAACAACAACAAAAGGAATATGATTGACCCTAAATTGTCTTGCTAATTGAGCTGTATATTCATTATGATAAAAAATAACAAAGTGTTTTCTTAATCTTGCAATTTTGTAAAGCATACTTCTTTCCTTATATAAATCAAATAATCGTCCTTTAATCATTACATTTATTAAAACAGCTGTAGAAAATGTAAAAATAGCAAAGCCAAAAATGATAAGTGTAATTGTAAAAAATCTTCCTGCTTGTGATATTTCAGCAACTTCACCAAAACCAACAGTTGTAAATGTTATTCCAGTTTGATAAATAGCATCTAAAATTGGGAAATCATCAATAATTATATATCCAAG
This genomic interval carries:
- a CDS encoding YqhA family protein — its product is MIERLFEGAMWQTRLFILLAVIFGLLGAITLFIVASVDIFEVLKYTFNVYMNGLHPEDFHEVIVSQIIGAVDLYLIAIVMLIFAFGIYELFISKIEAAENKETGNNILAISSLDQLKDKIAKVIIMVLVVGFFQRVLHMTYNSALEMLYFAVSIMVLAIGLFFLGKVGKNENKKLID
- a CDS encoding aspartate-semialdehyde dehydrogenase, with amino-acid sequence MRKFNVAVVGATGAVGEELFRVMEAYDFPVANIVPLASANSAGSKIEYIGKEYTVLELTTTAFEENEVDIAFFSAGGSISEKFAKYAVEAGAVVIDNTSHFRMDPNVPLVVPEVNPEDITLWKETGIIANPNCSTIQMVLSLKPLDELYGIKRVDVSTYQAVSGAGKAGMEELVKQMQAFFAFNLDDAKKEAFAHQIALNVIPQIDVAQDNGFTKEEMKMVNETQKILKKNIQVAATCVRVPVLRSHSESITVTFDQDVEVDVKEVRSCLESFENIEVIDDLENNAYPMPIIATDTDITYVGRIRKDIYSPNVVHYFNVADQVRVGAATNSVRIALKWIEMENDI
- the gyrA gene encoding DNA gyrase subunit A, with translation MENLFENQDIIDINIEDSVKASYLDYSMSVIIGRALPDARDGLKPVHRRILFAMHDLNITSKSSYKKSARIVGDVIGKYHPHGDTSVYDALVRLAQDFSMRLPLIDGQGNFGSVDGDSAAAMRYTEARMTKVAEEVMKDLDKDTVNFTPNYDDTMKEPSVLPTRLPTLLLNGSEGIAVGMATKIPPHNSNELLSAVLHMVDNPEATADELMYFIKGPDFPTGGTIFGRRGIIDAYNTGRGRVRIRAKHHIETRGKKEIIILDELPYQVNKARLIEQIANLAKDKQIEGISEVRDESDRDGIRVVIELKKDSMSEIVLNNLYKSTPMENTFGIILLAVHNKEPKVFNLPQLLTIFLSHRKTVIIRRTIFELEKAKARAHILEGLKIALDNIDEVVQIIKSSSNDADAREKLQNRFSLSHIQSQAILDMRLGRLTGLQRDKLEAEYQELMVLIQYLEEILKSEDRLNEIIKEELEEVKEKFSSDRRTDIEDSYDEIDIEDLIPNEPMVVTITHNGYVKRVPIKSYEKQRRGGKGKTAVTTHEDDFIERFFVSNTHDTLMFVTNMGQLYWLKVYKIPEGSRTAKGKAVVNLINLRPDEKIMEIIPTSDFDESKSLAFFTKNGVVKRTSLSEFSNIRSNGVRAIVLDEEDEIVTAKITDASSKYLMIFTSLGQCIRFEIEKTREQGRSTRGVRGIKFKHDTDFVVDADVISDESQELLPVSEKGIGKRTTVSEYRLTNRAGSGVISMKLSNRTGNVVGEVLVDESQDLMALTSIGKMIRVDMQTIRKAGRNTSGVIIVNVDKDDKVVSIAKCPKEAEDIEVDENGNVIRYTEDGEILVLEQPEGVVLESDSETNTQESPSLLSGEDDKENNEENK
- a CDS encoding YdcH family protein; translated protein: MFHEYRELIAELKEKDAHFHKLFDKHNDLDNEIAKLTQSNVDEAAIDIKKKEKLMLKDEVYNMIINYKNSK
- the argJ gene encoding bifunctional glutamate N-acetyltransferase/amino-acid acetyltransferase ArgJ; this translates as MFTILPIKGFIDQIDGFNCDGISAGLKPSGDKDLGFIYMDEPCDVQAVFTSNKFQAAPLKHFLQYGEDFKTNFVLINSKNANALTGKKGIEDIDTIFSQLDFDLVNPVMSSTGVIGNPLPIEKIVNGAKSFDLTHKNGENLSKAIMTTDAYKKTCMYEVKLEDGSSFKIGAVAKGAGMINPNLATMLCFICTDANVPVEDMKEALEVNSKTTFNAISVDGDTSTNDTVMLLANKKSNSYNKEAFFEVLRLVMHDIAMLVVADGEGAKKAVAFEVINAVSVEEAEIAAKALSNSLLVKTALFGEDPNFGRIASTIGASRITCDEETLVISYNDVIVYNKGELCFDEIQEAKASKVLKNDKYKIICDIGLGNASFTAYGCDLGHRYVEINADYRS
- a CDS encoding potassium channel family protein, with product MSIFIKVRKALGWKFSTAKPEYDLNPLIYAQLKPFRLPLVLLQVIMMIGTLGYIIIDDFPILDAIYQTGITFTTVGFGEVAEISQAGRFFTITLIIFGFAIFTFSTAVLINVMIKGRLFDLYKERSMLYKIARLRKHFVIFYHNEYTAQLARQFRVNHIPFVVVDPSDDIEAIAKENGYPYYVKEEPYKELGFLKSHLSSAKGAISLSKSISDNITLIASVRLYEKELGRKPFLIISNAETQNEKIRLKKLGADKVVATPALMAKRVSAMAIRPDMENVLDEFLYKRDTPIDMEEIYVNENSWVVNREVKDLRLRDKLKVSVIGITEEKGRFIQMPRGTIVINAKSKLLLVGSQKGIARSKRIINLSNKPEDI